Proteins from a genomic interval of Zingiber officinale cultivar Zhangliang chromosome 1B, Zo_v1.1, whole genome shotgun sequence:
- the LOC121981289 gene encoding probable receptor-like protein kinase At2g42960 encodes MSSDSSLNADLSEKTAVLGLRLWVVIGICVGVLIVFILAILSIWITSKRKTRKTYESMPVSQIPSVSKEIPVDIVGDQCSDQILQENEGPLVASHDKFSDRESVKTVAAQLTNSNSCDAESIGLCSSARHNDRAGSSCSGEEGGSGSTRKAYSAFPLVSPLVGLPESSHLGWGHWFTLRDLELATNRFSNDNVLGEGGYGVVYRGRLINGTEVAVKKLLNNLGQAEKEFRVEVEAIGHVRHKNLVRLLGYCIEGIHRMLVYEYVNNGNLEQWLHGAMHQRGILSWEKRMKVILGTAKALAYLHEAIEPKVVHRDIKSSNILIDEEYNGKISDFGLAKLLGSDKSFVATRVMGTFGYVAPEYANTGLLNERSDVYSFGVLLLETVTGRDPVDYGRPSNEVNLVEWLKMMVGSRRADEVVDQKLEVKPSVRALKRTLLVALKCIDSDSDKRPKMGQVVRMLEADEFAQHDQDRRSRRSRSGSTDMEVMKESNSSSDVESRMGLQEYRTSKRFQV; translated from the exons aTGTCATCTGATAGTTCGTTAAATGCTGACTTATCAGAAAAGACGGCCGTTCTTGGTCTGAGACTTTGGGTTGTTATTGGCATCTGCGTGGGTGTTCTAATTGTGTTTATTCTGGCCATTTTATCCATATGGATCACATCCAAGAGGAAGACAAGGAAGACTTATGAAAGCATGCCAGTATCGCAAATCCCATCCGTCTCGAAGGAAATCCCTGTGGACATAGTTGGCGATCAATGCTCGGATCAAATTCTTCAGGAAAATGAAGGGCCTCTTGTCGCCAGCCATGACAAATTTAGTGACAGGGAATCAGTGAAGACAGTTGCAGCACAACTGACCAATAGCAATTCATGCGATGCTGAAAGCATTGGCCTGTGCAGCTCAGCTCGCCACAATGATAGAGCTGGGAGTTCTTGTTCTGGTGAGGAAGGTGGCTCTGGATCTACTAGGAAAGCATATTCAGCATTTCCACTTGTATCTCCTTTAGTTGGACTGCCCGAGTCCTCGCATCTCGGTTGGGGCCATTGGTTTACCTTAAGGGATCTTGAGCTCGCAACAAATCGTTTCTCCAATGACAATGTCCTCGGGGAGGGTGGATATGGAGTTGTCTATCGCGGGCGTTTGATAAATGGTACTGAGGTTGCAGTAAAGAAGCTTCTGAACAATCT AGGACAGGCAGAGAAGGAATTCAGAGTAGAGGTGGAAGCCATTGGTCATGTTCGGCATAAGAATCTAGTTAGGCTTTTGGGGTATTGCATAGAAGGAATTCACAG GATGCTCGTTTACGAGTACGTCAACAATGGAAACTTAGAGCAGTGGCTACATGGAGCTATGCATCAAAGAGGCATCCTTAGTTGGGAGAAGCGCATGAAGGTCATCCTTGGCACAGCAAAGGC GCTTGCTTACTTACATGAAGCAATTGAACCAAAAGTAGTGCACCGAGATATCAAATCGAGTAACATCTTGATCGATGAAGAGTACAACGGAAAGATATCTGATTTTGGATTGGCTAAGCTGTTGGGATCGGACAAAAGCTTCGTCGCAACAAGAGTAATGGGAACATTTGG ATATGTGGCTCCTGAATATGCCAACACTGGTCTTCTAAATGAGAGGAGTGATGTGTATAGCTTTGGAGTTCTATTGCTGGAGACTGTTACTGGCAGGGATCCTGTGGATTATGGAAGGCCCTCAAATGAG GTGAACTTGGTGGAGTGGCTTAAGATGATGGTTGGGAGTCGAAGGGCAGATGAGGTAGTGGATCAAAAGCTTGAGGTTAAACCATCCGTTCGGGCCCTCAAACGCACACTCCTAGTCGCACTGAAATGCATCGATTCTGATTCTGACAAAAGACCCAAGATGGGACAAGTTGTTCGAATGCTCGAAGCAGATGAATTCGCCCAACATGATCAG GATCGTAGAAGCCGAAGGTCAAGGTCGGGGAGTACGGATATGGAAGTAATGAAAGAAAGCAATAGCTCTAGTGACGTCGAAAGTCGAATGGGATTGCAAGAATACCGAACATCCAAAAGATTTCAAGTGTAA